Proteins found in one Paenibacillus dendritiformis genomic segment:
- a CDS encoding extracellular solute-binding protein, producing MRTRWMTMLVMLLAVSLLSACGSGGGTDAGQTRPGGEAKEAGSTDKVKLSLWHNFTGDDLRAKAMRDIIETYQEEHPDIVLDIQAIPPDGYKTRLKTVAAANEMPDVFLMWPGMMTKEFYGGGLIQPIDDLLDSKAEWKSNFLPGSFDDFTIDGSIYSAPMGLSPTSILYYNEEILSRHGLQVPKTWDELLAAVKTLNENKVTPIALGNKAAWLAQSSIISSLADRVTGTEWFLKAANQDGAKFTDPEFVRALELLQQLQQAGAFQIGFNSIDNTQMEMMFAQGQAAMMIDGGWALTNLSANASPEALKSMGATVLPSVPDGKGDPNSTSGVVGVGLGLSAKVDGKRKEAAYELIYALSGPEAQKRTLEANQLVSYKLDLDEGTVSPLFAKVYRLVNEVKRTPVYDAVMTSAGADAVNNGLQELLMGGKPEEIARKIQEAQAKSLGR from the coding sequence ATGCGCACACGATGGATGACGATGCTGGTTATGCTCCTGGCTGTTTCCCTGCTCTCCGCATGCGGTTCAGGGGGAGGCACGGATGCCGGGCAGACAAGGCCCGGGGGCGAAGCGAAGGAAGCGGGTAGCACGGATAAGGTGAAGCTCTCCCTATGGCATAACTTCACGGGAGACGATCTTCGCGCCAAAGCGATGCGCGATATCATCGAGACATACCAGGAGGAGCACCCGGATATCGTGCTCGATATTCAAGCCATTCCGCCGGACGGCTACAAAACGCGCTTGAAAACGGTGGCGGCTGCCAATGAGATGCCGGATGTGTTCCTGATGTGGCCGGGCATGATGACGAAGGAATTCTATGGCGGAGGCTTGATTCAGCCGATTGACGATCTGCTGGACAGCAAGGCGGAGTGGAAGAGCAACTTCCTGCCGGGTTCGTTCGACGATTTTACGATCGACGGTAGCATTTATAGCGCTCCGATGGGATTGTCGCCGACTTCGATACTTTATTATAACGAAGAAATATTGAGCCGCCACGGCTTGCAGGTGCCGAAGACGTGGGATGAGCTGCTCGCCGCTGTGAAGACGCTGAATGAGAATAAGGTAACGCCGATCGCCCTCGGCAACAAGGCGGCCTGGCTCGCCCAGTCGAGCATTATCAGCTCGCTCGCGGACCGGGTGACCGGGACGGAATGGTTCCTGAAGGCCGCGAATCAGGACGGAGCCAAATTCACGGATCCGGAATTCGTGCGGGCGCTGGAGCTGCTGCAACAGCTGCAGCAGGCAGGGGCGTTCCAGATTGGCTTCAACAGCATCGACAATACTCAGATGGAAATGATGTTCGCGCAAGGCCAGGCCGCGATGATGATCGACGGCGGCTGGGCGTTGACGAATCTGTCGGCCAATGCGTCGCCGGAAGCGCTCAAAAGCATGGGCGCGACGGTGCTGCCTTCGGTCCCGGACGGCAAGGGCGACCCGAATTCGACCTCCGGCGTCGTCGGCGTCGGGCTCGGTCTAAGCGCCAAGGTCGACGGCAAGCGCAAAGAAGCCGCCTATGAGCTGATCTACGCCTTGTCCGGACCGGAGGCGCAGAAGCGTACATTGGAAGCGAATCAACTGGTCAGCTACAAGCTGGATCTCGATGAGGGTACCGTATCGCCGCTGTTCGCCAAAGTATACCGGCTTGTCAATGAAGTCAAGCGGACGCCGGTCTATGACGCCGTCATGACGAGCGCAGGTGCCGACGCTGTCAATAATGGGTTGCAGGAATTGCTGATGGGCGGCAAGCCGGAGGAGATTGCCCGCAAGATTCAGGAAGCACAGGCGAAGTCGCTCGGCCGCTGA